One genomic window of Solanum dulcamara chromosome 12, daSolDulc1.2, whole genome shotgun sequence includes the following:
- the LOC129877038 gene encoding cytokinin riboside 5'-monophosphate phosphoribohydrolase LOG3: protein MERESGVVKGSKFKRICVFCGSSQGKKSSYQDAAIELGKELVSRNIDLVYGGGSIGLMGLVSQAVHDGGRHVIGVIPKTLMPRELTGETVGEVKAVAGMHQRKAEMARHSDAFIALPGGYGTLEELLEVITWAQLGIHDKPVGLLNVDGYYNSLLSFIDKAVEEGFISPNARHIIVSAPSPKELVKKLEEYVPCHERVASKLSWETEQLGYPQAQEISR, encoded by the exons ATGGAGAGGGAGAGTGGTGTAGTAAAGGGTTCAAAATTCAAGAGGATTTGTGTGTTTTGTGGAAGTAGCCAAGGAAAGAAGAGTAGCTATCAAGATGCTGCCATTGAACTTGGCAAAGAATTg GTCTCAAGGAATATTGATTTGGTCTATGGAGGAGGCAGCATAGGCTTAATGGGTTTGGTTTCACAAGCTGTTCATGATGGTGGTCGCCATGTTATTGG AGTCATTCCCAAGACACTCATGCCTCGAGAG TTAACTGGTGAAACAGTAGGAGAAGTGAAGGCTGTTGCAGGTATGCATCAAAGGAAAGCAGAGATGGCTAGGCACTCTGATGCTTTTATTGCCTTACCAG GTGGTTATGGAACTCTTGAGGAGCTGCTTGAAGTGATAACCTGGGCGCAACTAGGCATCCACGATAAGCCG GTAGGATTGCTGAATGTGGATGGTTATTACAATTCATTATTGTCATTTATTGACAAAGCTGTTGAGGAAGGTTTCATCAGCCCAAATGCGCGTCACATCATTGTATCAGCACCATCGCCAAAGGAGCTAGTCAAGAAACTCGAG GAATATGTTCCTTGCCATGAAAGAGTTGCTTCTAAGTTGAGCTGGGAGACAGAACAACTTGGTTACCCTCAAGCACAAGAAATTTCAAGATGA